A region of Diceros bicornis minor isolate mBicDic1 chromosome 9, mDicBic1.mat.cur, whole genome shotgun sequence DNA encodes the following proteins:
- the POU4F1 gene encoding POU domain, class 4, transcription factor 1: protein MMSMNSKQPHFAMHPTLPEHKYPSLHSSSEAIRRACLPTPPLQSNLFASLDETLLARAEALAAVDIAVSQGKSHPFKPDATYHTMNSVPCTSTSTVPLAHHHHHHHHHQALEPGDLLDHISSPSLALMAGAGGAGAAGGGGAHDGPGGGGPGGGGGPGGGGPGGGGGGGPGGGGGGPGGGLLGGSAHPHPHMHGLGHLSHPAAAAAMNMPSGLPHPGLVAAAAHHGAAAAAAAAAAGQVAAASAAAAVVGAAGLASICDSDTDPRELEAFAERFKQRRIKLGVTQADVGSALANLKIPGVGSLSQSTICRFESLTLSHNNMIALKPILQAWLEEAEGAQREKMNKPELFNGGEKKRKRTSIAAPEKRSLEAYFAVQPRPSSEKIAAIAEKLDLKKNVVRVWFCNQRQKQKRMKFSATY from the exons ATGATGTCCATGAACAGCAAGCAGCCTCACTTTGCCATGCATCCCACCCTCCCTGAGCACAAGTACCCGTCTCTGCACTCCAGCTCCGAGGCCATCCGGCGGGCCTGCCTGCCCACGCCGCCG CTGCAGAGCAACCTCTTCGCCAGCCTAGACGAAACGCTGCTGGCGCGGGCCGAGGCGCTGGCGGCCGTAGACATCGCCGTGTCCCAGGGCAAGAGCCACCCGTTCAAGCCGGACGCCACGTACCACACGATGAACAGCGTGCCCTGCACGTCCACGTCCACCGTGCCGCTGgcgcaccaccaccaccaccaccaccaccaccaggcgCTGGAGCCCGGCGACCTGCTGGACCACATCTCGTCGCCCTCGCTCGCGCTCATGGCCGGCGCAGGCGGCgcgggggcggcgggcggcggcggcgcccacGACGGCCCGGGGGGCGGCGGCCcggggggcggcggcggccccgggggcggcggccccgggggcggcggcggcggcggccccgggggcggcggcggcggcccgggcGGCGGGCTGCTGGGCGGCTCGGCGCACCCGCATCCGCACATGCACGGCCTGGGCCACCTGTCGCacccggcggcggcggccgccaTGAACATGCCGTCGGGGCTGCCGCACCCCGGgctggtggcggcggcggcgcatCACGgcgcggcggcagcggcggcggcggccgcggccgGGCAGGTGGCGGCGGCGTCGGCGGCGGCGGCCGTGGTGGGCGCGGCGGGGCTGGCGTCCATCTGCGACTCGGACACGGACCCGCGCGAGCTCGAGGCGTTCGCCGAGCGCTTCAAGCAGCGGCGCATCAAGCTGGGCGTGACGCAGGCCGACGTGGGCTCGGCGCTGGCCAACCTCAAGATCCCGGGCGTGGGCTCGCTCAGCCAGAGCACCATCTGCAGGTTCGAGTCGCTCACGCTCTCGCACAACAACATGATCGCGCTCAAGCCCATCCTGCAGGCGTGGCTCGAGGAGGCCGAGGGCGCGCAGCGCGAGAAAATGAACAAGCCCGAGCTCTTCAACGGCGGCGAGAAGAAGCGCAAGCGGACTTCCATCGCCGCGCCCGAGAAGCGCTCCCTTGAGGCCTACTTCGCGGTACAACCCCGGCCCTCGTCCGAGAAGATCGCCGCCATCGCCGAGAAACTGGACCTCAAAAAGAACGTGGTGCGGGTGTGGTTTTGCAACCAGAGACAGAAGCAGAAGCGGATGAAATTCTCCGCTACTTACTGA
- the OBI1 gene encoding ORC ubiquitin ligase 1, with amino-acid sequence MAQTVQNVTLSLTLPITCHICLGKVRQPVICINNHVFCSICIDLWLKNNSQCPACRVPITPENPCKEIIGGTSESEPMLSHTVRKHLRKTRLELLHKEYEDEIDCLQKEVEELKSKNLSLESQIKTILDPLTLMQGNQNEDKHPVADNSSKIDPETVAEWKKKLRTANEIYEKVKDDVDKLKEANKNLKLENGGLVRENLRLKAEVDNRSPQKFGRFTVAALQSKVEQYERETNRLKKALERSDKYIEELESQIAQLKNSSEEKEAVNSICQRALSTDGKGSKGSEEDMASKNQGDGARKQLGSSTSSSHLAKPSGSSARQESTSKTEPNCSKNKDLYQKRVEIMLDVTDTSVDTYLEREWGNKPSDCVPYKDEELYDLPAPCTPLSLSCLQLNTPENRESSVVKAGGSKKHSNHLRKLVFDDFCDSLNVCNKDSSEDDRSENEKKSDCFTSPKTGFWDCCSTSYAQSLDFESSEGNTIANSVGEMSSKLSEKPGSCLSKRLNSIRSFEMNRTRTSSEASMDAAYLDKISELDSMMSESDNSKSPCNNGFKSVDLDGLSKSSQGSEFLEEPDKLEERTKPNLSKGSLTTDQLENGNEWKPTSFFLLSPSDQEMNEDFSLHPNSDPGTNEIKPPSCLFQTEFSQGVLLSSSHHLFEDQRFGSSLFKMSSEMHDLHNHLQSPWSTSFVPEKRNKNVNQSTKRKIQSSLSNASPSKATKS; translated from the exons GTACGCCAGCCTGTCATATGCATCAACAACCATGTATTTTGTTCAATTTGTATCGATTTGTGGTTGAAGAATAATAGCCAGTGTCCAGCTTGCAGAGTCCCCATCACTCCTGAAAATCCTTGCAAAGAGATTATTG gagGAACAAGTGAAAGTGAACCTATGCTAAGCCATACAGTCAGGAAGCACCTCCGGAAAACTAGACTTGAGTTGCTCCACAAAGAATATGAG GATGAAATAGATTGTCTGCAAAAAGAGGTAGAAGAgcttaaaagtaaaaatctcagTTTGGAGTCACAGATCAAGACTATTCTGGATCCTTTAACTTTGATGCAGGGCAACCAAAATGAAGACAAACATCCAGTTGCAGATAATTCAAGTAAAATTGACCCAGAAACTGTAGCAGAGtggaaaaaaaaacttagaacAGCTAATGAAATCTATGAAAAAGTGAAAGATGATGTAGATAAGCTGAAGGAG gcaaataaaaatttgaaattggAAAATGGTGGCCTGGTGAGGGAGAATTTACGACTGAAGGCTGAAGTTGATAACAGATCACCCCAGAA GTTTGGAAGGTTTACAGTAGCTGCTCTTCAGTCCAAAGTAGAACAGTATGAACGTGAAACCAATCGCCTCAAGAAAGCCCTGGAACGAAGTGATAAGTATATAGAGGAACTAGAATCTCAAATTGCACAGCTAAAAAATTCAAGCGAAGAGAAGGAAGCTGTGAATTCCATTTGCCAGAGAGCGCTTTCTACAGATGGCAAGGGGAGCAAAGGCAGCGAGGAGGATATGGCATCAAAGAATCAAGGTGATGGTGCCAGAAAGCAGCTTGGCTCATCCACCTCGAGTTCTCACCTGGCAAAGCCTTCGGGCAGTTCTGCCAGACAGGAAAGCACCAGCAAAACAGAACCAAATTGTTCTAAGAACAAAGACCTGTATCAAAAACGAGTGGAAATAATGTTAGATGTGACAGATACAAGTGTGGATACTTATTTGGAAAGAGAATGGGGTAATAAGCCAAGTGACTGTGTACCCTACAAAGATGAAGAACTTTATGATCTTCCAGCTCCTTGTACTCCTTTGTCCCTGAGTTGCCTTCAGCTCAATACTCCAGAGAATAGAGAGAGCTCTGTGGTCAAAGCAGGAGGTTCCAAAAAACACTCAAACCATCTCAGAAAATTGgtgtttgatgatttttgtgATTCTCTGAATGTCTGTAATAAAGATTCTTCAGAAGATGATagaagtgaaaatgaaaagaaatcagaCTGTTTTACTTCCCCAAAGACAGGGTTTTGGGATTGTTGTTCCACAAGCTATGCCCAAAGCTTGGATTTTGAAAGCTCAGAGGGGAATACGATAGCAAATTCTGTTGGAGAAATGTCTTCAAAATTGAGTGAGAAACCAGGCTCATGTTTATCCAAGAGGTTGAATTCTATTCGCTCTTTTGAAATGAATCGGACAAGAACGTCCAGCGAAGCATCAATGGATGCAGCTTACCTTGACAAAATCTCTGAGTTGGATTCAATGATGTCAGAGTCAGACAACAGCAAGAGCCCTTGTAATAACGGTTTTAAGTCAGTGGATTTGGATGGGTTATCAAAGTCATCTCAAGGCAgtgaatttcttgaggaaccaGATAAGTTGGAAGAAAGAACTAAGCCAAACCTTTCCAAAGGTTCTCTAACTACTGATCAGttagaaaatggaaatgaatggaaacccacttctttttttctcctctctccatcTGACCAAGAAATGAATGAAGATTTTTCACTCCATCCCAATTCTGACCCAGGAACTAATGAAATCAAACCCCCAAGCTGTTTGTTTCAGACTGAGTTTTCCCAGGGTGTTTTGTTAAGCAGTTCACACCATCTATTTGAAGATCAAAGGTTTGGGTCATCTTTGTTTAAGATGTCCTCAGAGATGCATGATCTTCATAACCACCTTCAGTCTCCTTGGTCTACTTCCTTTGTGCctgaaaagaggaataaaaatgtgaatcaatcaacaaaaagaaaaatccagagcAGTCTTTCCAATGCCAGCCCATCAAAAGCAACTAAAAGTTGA